Within the Butyrivibrio sp. AE3004 genome, the region TAATCGGATCAAGCTTGTTATCTGACGCAAGTGCAGTTAAATCCCGACTGTACTGGTCAAGCATAGAAGGTTTCTTTTTGGCATTATTTTTCCTTCCAAGATCCTCCTTTACAAGATTAACATCCTCGCCCATAGCAGCCAGAGTCTCAGCATAAATCTTCTGAATGGAAACATTCATTGTTCCGATCAGTCGAACTGCCACATTCTCTCCCTCTTTGATGAGTGCGAGAAGAATATGCTCTGTTCCTATCTTATCAGCGCGGAATCTGTCAGCCTGTTTTGCTGCCTCATCAAGGACATTCTCAGCTCTTGGTGAAAAGCCCTCTTTATCAAGAAGTGTGAGATTTCCACCCTCAACAATGAGGTCTCTGATGACATCCATCATCTTATCCTCATTTATTCCGTTATCAATAAGTATTCTTGAAGCCACACAGCCCTCGGTTCTGATAAGTCCCATCAAAAGATGCTCAGTACCAACATAATTGAGCTTTAATATTCTTGCTGTTTTTCTTGCAAGCTTCAGCGCTTCCTGCGCTTTTTCAGTATATTCTTTATTCAAGTAAACTCCTTTCTCCGCAGTTAAATTAACTTTGTGCGAAAAAGTATTTGATTATCACAGTCCGTAATTGCTATAAATCTCGTCAACAAGTTCGTGTATCTCGTTCTTCGTCACGCCCTTGCACATAGCCCTCGCAAGAACTACGCTAAGCATGTCGTGTGCCTCATCCAGCGCCTCCAGCTTATTAAGGTCAATCGCTATAATAGCACCGCGCCTCCTGTCAATCTTCACAAAGCCTTCCTGCTGAAGGATGGTGTACGCTTTATTCACGGTATGCATATTAATACCGATCATCTCAGCAAGCTGCCTCACGCTTGGGAGCTGTTCTCCCTCCCGGAACTGAGACGTGGCAATACCCATTATGATCTGATTGCACAGCTGCACATATATCGCTTCATCACTGTTAAAATCAATTTCAATTACCATTGAAGTCTCCTTTCCTGTGATACGTTAAGTATAACAGAGGACGGCATGATGTCAACAAGGTTTCGCTGCCGGAGAGAAATTTCACAAAAAGAAAAACCACGGCATTTGCCGTGGTTTTTGTACTGTTCATCAATTCCTATCTTCATCATCAAGATCAAGGAATTCGAATTCGAAATCCTCATCATCAAGAAGGAAGTTACGTGATTTACGTCCTGCAGGAGCCTTTGGAGTTACCTGTCTGGGCTCTTCGTATCTGTCTCTGGAAGGAGTAACACGCTCCTGTCTCTCTGCTCTCTCAGGCCTCTCAGGTCTCTCGGGAGAAATAGATCTCTTTATCGGTCTGTCCTCAGTCAAAAGAGATGCTGCTGAACCCATGGGAGCTTTTCTTTCCGGGGCTGATGTTCTCTTGCTGTCTGCTACAGTTCTGCCGCGAGGTGCATCATCATCGGCTGATCTGTCAAATAACTTTTTAGCAGGCTTAGACTGCTTCGGAAGATCATCGTATTTATTATTCTTCTTGGAGGAAGTATCATCCTCCTCATCCTCGTAATACATATAATCACGAAGCTTATAAACAAGAAGGAGTACCCCGAGCACAAGAAGTGCAATTACTATAGCCATTCCGATGAGTGCGCCTTTAAGCTTTCCAACCTGCTCCTGAAGAGCTGTTGCCTGCTGACCTGCCTTAGCATAATCAAGAAGGTCATTAAGCTTAACCTGGGTACTCTCTACATTATCGTAAAGATACCATACTTCATTGCCTGTTCCGTCATCTTTATATGCAAGGGAAAACTCGCCGTTTCCTACGGAAGGATCAATTACAGGCTGTTCAGCAACCTGTTCACCCTCTGCAGGCTGTCCTTCAGTGCCTTCAACAACCTCACCCTCTATAGGCTGCTCACCCTCTGCAACAACTGCCTCACCGCCATCGCCTTCAGCCGGGGCATCTGCTGCGGGAGCACCTATCTGAACAAGGTCTGCTCTTACAAAACCTGTTCTTCCGCTCTCGCCAAACTTAATCTGATACCATTTCTTGGAATCAGTCCCGTTTGCTTCGCCTATAACAGTAACTCCGTCACCGTTCTTTACTGTTCCTAAATTACTGTAGCCTGTACCTGCGCCGGATCTGACATTTGCGCTTTCAACAGTAACAGTTGCAGCCTGCTCAGCTATTGCGCTAACCTGGGTCTCGGGAAGAGATTCACCGGCAGTACCTGCATTGGTACTCTTTGTCTCACCGGACTTGGAAACCAGATCACTTCTGATATAGCCGTATTCATTACCGTTTACATAAATCCTGTACCACACATATCCCTGTGAGTCGGTTGTCTCATCAATAATATCAACCTTATCACCATTATTCAGACTGGATACCTGCTGTGAAGATGTGCTTGCTTCAGATCTCACCTTAACATTGGAAGATGTAATGGTTCCGGTTGCAGCCAATACTGACATAGGCTGGGCAAAAACCATGGCACCTGCTGTGAGCATTGCAGCCGCACATAAAGCCATATTACCTGCTTTTCTATTTGACATATTCAATATACCTCCAATACAGTGCAGAACTTAATTCCGCACCTATATATTTCAACATTTGGTGCTATTATACCACACAAACCACAATATGTCAGATTTCTTCTATAGCTTTTCCAATATCATGTCTCATATATTTATTATCGAAGGTTACCCACTCAGTTGCTTCATAGGCTTTCTTTCTCGCATCAGAGAGAGTATCACCCTTTGCGGTTATTCCGAGAACACGCCCTCCGTTTGTTACAACCTTTCCGGCATCATCAAATTTTGTGCCTGCGTGGAAACAATAGTAACCATCTTTATCCTTAAAATTCTCAAGGCCTTTGATTTCCTTGCCTTTTTCATAGTTTACAGGATAACCGTCTGAAGCAAGGACAACACAAACTGCCGCCTTGTCCTCAAATCTGAGGTCCACCTTATCAAGAGTACCGTCTATTACAGCCTCGCAGACCTCGATCATATCAGTCTCAAGTCTCGGAAGGACAACCTGTGCCTCAGGATCACCGAATCTTGCATTGTACTCAAGTACCTTGGGGCCATCCTCAGTAAGCATAAGACCGAAGAAAATAACTCCCTTGAACTCTCTGCCCTCTGCTCTCATGGCATCAACTGTCTTCTGATAGATGTGCTCTTTACAGAAAGCATCAACCTCTTTAGTGTAGAAGGGGCTTGGTGAAAAGTTACCCATACCGCCTGTATTAAGACCTGTATCGCCGTCACCTGCTCTCTTGTGGTCCTGAGCAGAGCTCATAAGCTTTATTGTCTTTCCGTCAACAAATGAAAGTACTGAAACCTCACGGCCGGTCATAAATTCCTCAATAACCATCTTCTTACCGGCGTCTCCGAACTTTCTGTCCTCCATGATTTCACGTACACCGGCCTCAGCGTCAGCCTTTGTCTCGCAAATAAGAACACCCTTTCCGAGAGCAAGACCGTCAGCCTTAAGAACGATGGGGAATTTAGCAGTCTCAAGATATTTAAGCGCTTCCTCCGGATCCTCGAAGGTTTCGTAAGCAGCTGTGGGAATATTGTACTTTTTCATAAGATCCTTTGAAAAAGCCTTGCTTCCCTCAAGAATAGCCGCATTTTTCCTGGGGCCGAATACTCTTAAGCCCTCTGCCTCAAAAGCATCTACGATGCCTCCTACAAGCGGATCATCCATACCGATAATAGTAAGGTCGATTTCTTTTTCCTTTGCAAAATTAACAAGCTTGTCAAACTCCATGGGAGTTATCGGAACACACTCAGCAAGCTCTGCAATTCCGGCATTACCGGGTGCACAGTAAAGCTTATCAAGGTGCTTACTTCTTGAAACTGCTTCTGCTATGGCGTGTTCTCTTCCGCCTCCGCCAACGATTAATACTTTCATATTATCCTCCTAAAAACCCTCATCCGGCACTTCGTGCCACAACCCTCATCCGGCACTTCGTGCCACCTTCCCCCTTTAAGGGGGAAGGCTTTAGTTTAGTATTTACCACCTTCCCCCTAAGAGGGGGAAGGCTTTTGTATTTTTATCCTTCAAATATTTCTCCGGCGCTTTTGCATTTTTTCCTTCAAAATTTCTCCGGCGCTTTTGCATTTTTCCTTCAATATTTCTCCGGCGCTTTTGCATTTTTTCCTTCAAAAATTTCTCCGGCGCTTTTATAGTTTATCCGGGTCATATCCTTCAATAACTACTTTACCGTCCACTATCTGAACCTTGCCGTTTGCAATAAGGTCGATAGCTCTTGGAAGTATCTTCCATTCTGCCTGTTCCATGATGCGCTGCTGCAGACTCTTTGCAGTATCATCAGGACGTATCATAACCGGTTTCTGAAGTATTATCGGACCGGTATCCGTTCCCTCATCCACAAAATGAACAGTCGCACCGGATACCCTTACGCCTCTTTCCAAAGCCTTCTCATGAACCTTTAGGCCATAGAAGCCGGTACCGCAAAATGATGGAATAAGTGACGGATGAATATTTATTATTCTTCCGCTGAAAGCTTTGACTATTTTCTCCGGAATTACAACCAGACAACCTGCAAGAACAATCAGGTCCGGATTTTCCTTTGTCAAAAGCTCGTAAAAAGCCTCATTAAAAGCAGCACGGTTTTCAAACTCAGCAGGGACAAGGACATTAGTCCTTATCCCATGCTTTGCAGCTCTTTCGAGAGCGTAAGCATTTCTGTTATTGCTGAAAACCATGCTGATATTTGTATTGGTTATTGTTCCGTTCTCCACGGCATCGATTATAGCCTGGAGATTTGTTCCACCGCCTGAAACAAGGACTGCAATATTTAGCATATCTCTACTCCCTTGTCTCCGGCTTCAACAGTTCCTACAATCCATGCCTTCTCGCCTGAAGCCTTGATAGACAGAAGAGCCTTATCGGCATCAGCGGGATCCACGGCAATTACCATTCCGAGTCCGCAGTTAAAGGTGTTAAACATCATCTTTTCATCAAGATCACCTGTTTTCTTCATAAGGTCGAAAATTGCGGGAACCTCGTAGCTGCCCTTTTTAATAACTGCCTTGCAGCCATCGGGAAGCATTCTTGGAATATTTTCATAGAAACCACCGCCTGTGATATGGCTGCAGCCCTTAAGAATAATACCGTCGTTCTTAATCTGCTTAAGCATCTTTACATAAATTCTTGTGGGAGCAAGAAGTGCCTCTCCGAGAGTGCATCCGAGCTCGTCATAGTATTTCTCGAGACTCTCTTTGGTCATATCGAATACTTTTCTTACAAGTGAAAAGCCGTTGCTGTGAACACCGCTGCTGCCAACACCGATAAGTGTATCACCCGGTTTTATTGTGCTGCCGTCGATCATGTCGCACTTATCAACAACACCTACGGCAAAACCTGCAACATCATATTCATCCTCAGGCATAAGTCCGGGATGTTCAGCTGTCTCACCGCCGATAAGTGCACATTCAGACTGCTTGCAGCCCTCCGCAACACCTTTAACGATCTCTGCTATCTTCTCGGGATAGTTCTTGCCACATGCTATATAGTCAAGGAAGAAAAGAGGCTCACCGCCTGCACAGATTACATCGTTTACGCACATAGCGACACAGTCGATACCGATAGTGTCATGTTTATCAAGAAGGAAAGCAAGCTTTATCTTTGTACCTACGCCATCTGTTCCGGACAAAAGTACCGGGTCCTTCATATTTTTGATGTTAGCAAGGGAAAAAGCACCTGAAAATCCACCAAGGCCTCCAAGTACCTCAGGTCTTAAGGTTTCCTTTACATAACCCTTGATCATGTCAACTGATTTGTAGCCGGCCTCAATATCAACGCCTGCATTTTTGTAGTTAAGCTCTGCCATGTTTTCCTCCGTTTGACTCTCTTAAAAAAAATATTTTTCAGTTCTAAAATCAATAATTCTTATAGCCAACTTCCTGAAGGTGCTCATCCTTTTTGATAACAGCTTCCTTCAGTCCCTTTGAGTAATCCTTAAGCTTAGATAGAAGCTCCAAGTCACTTGTAGCAAGAATCTTAGCTGCAAGAAGTCCGGCATTAGCGCCTCCGTTAATAGCTACAGTAGCAACAGGAATGCCTGTGGGCATCTGTACAATACTGTAAAGTGAATCTCTTCCGCCTAATGAAGTTGTATGCATGGGAATTCCGATAACAGGCATTGGGAAGATTGCGGCGCACATACCAGGAAGATGTGCTGCCATTCCTGCTCCGGCAATGATGACTTTAAAACCTTTTTCCTCGGCGCTCTTTGCGTAAGTGAAGAACTCCTCGGGTTCGCGATGTGCTGAGATAATGTTCATCTCATAAGAAATCCCCAGCTCATCAAGTATCTGTGCTGCTTTGGCCATGACCGGCATATCCGAATCAGAGCCCATTACGATTCCAACCTGTGCCATTTTTTCTTCTCCTCTGTAAATGCCAGTTTATATCTGACTTAGATAATATAAACGCAACTATCGCAATCCTACCACAAGATACGGTCTGTTAGCAACTGTATGAATTCTTCAAAATTTCAGCTTTTTCTATGGCTTTCTTAAGCTTTTTTTCCAATTGCAAAAATTTTTTGAAATGAATGGCAAAGGATTCCCCATTATCATTCCTTATAGCCTCTTCCATCAAAAGAGCTTCCCCTACAAGCTCTGCCGCACCTATAAGCCTGGCATTATCCTTGGCAATTCCGACCACAAATTTAAAACTTTCAGGATCGGATCTGTCATATTTTTTTTCAGCAAGAGTCATTGCATTCTCTTTTATGTACTCCTGCAAAATTTCCATATAAAAAGAAGAATCAAAAAGGCAGTACCTTTTTGCCGCATCAAGGTCGATTCCTTTAAGCCTGTGCTTTAGCATTTCCCAGGTATTCTCTTCGTCATCACTCTTTGCGACTTTGTATTTTTTTAGAACAGACAAAATTACCTCGGCTGAAAAAGGCTTTCTCATATAATCGGAAAAGCCTGCCTCAATATACATCTGTCCATCCTCTGTCGAATCATTGGCAGTAATCATTACAATTGGCGTGCCTTCACAGAGCTTCTCCCTTTTTATCACTAAAAGCGCCTCCATCCCATCCATCACAGGCATGAGATGATCCATGAAAATAAGGTCAAAGTTCTCCCCACGCACCAAATCGACTGCCTCCTTTCCATTAAAGGCAATCTTCGTCTCCGGTCCGTTCATCCTGACAATC harbors:
- a CDS encoding GntR family transcriptional regulator; this encodes MVIEIDFNSDEAIYVQLCNQIIMGIATSQFREGEQLPSVRQLAEMIGINMHTVNKAYTILQQEGFVKIDRRRGAIIAIDLNKLEALDEAHDMLSVVLARAMCKGVTKNEIHELVDEIYSNYGL
- a CDS encoding SH3 domain-containing protein — its product is MSNRKAGNMALCAAAMLTAGAMVFAQPMSVLAATGTITSSNVKVRSEASTSSQQVSSLNNGDKVDIIDETTDSQGYVWYRIYVNGNEYGYIRSDLVSKSGETKSTNAGTAGESLPETQVSAIAEQAATVTVESANVRSGAGTGYSNLGTVKNGDGVTVIGEANGTDSKKWYQIKFGESGRTGFVRADLVQIGAPAADAPAEGDGGEAVVAEGEQPIEGEVVEGTEGQPAEGEQVAEQPVIDPSVGNGEFSLAYKDDGTGNEVWYLYDNVESTQVKLNDLLDYAKAGQQATALQEQVGKLKGALIGMAIVIALLVLGVLLLVYKLRDYMYYEDEEDDTSSKKNNKYDDLPKQSKPAKKLFDRSADDDAPRGRTVADSKRTSAPERKAPMGSAASLLTEDRPIKRSISPERPERPERAERQERVTPSRDRYEEPRQVTPKAPAGRKSRNFLLDDEDFEFEFLDLDDEDRN
- the purD gene encoding phosphoribosylamine--glycine ligase; amino-acid sequence: MKVLIVGGGGREHAIAEAVSRSKHLDKLYCAPGNAGIAELAECVPITPMEFDKLVNFAKEKEIDLTIIGMDDPLVGGIVDAFEAEGLRVFGPRKNAAILEGSKAFSKDLMKKYNIPTAAYETFEDPEEALKYLETAKFPIVLKADGLALGKGVLICETKADAEAGVREIMEDRKFGDAGKKMVIEEFMTGREVSVLSFVDGKTIKLMSSAQDHKRAGDGDTGLNTGGMGNFSPSPFYTKEVDAFCKEHIYQKTVDAMRAEGREFKGVIFFGLMLTEDGPKVLEYNARFGDPEAQVVLPRLETDMIEVCEAVIDGTLDKVDLRFEDKAAVCVVLASDGYPVNYEKGKEIKGLENFKDKDGYYCFHAGTKFDDAGKVVTNGGRVLGITAKGDTLSDARKKAYEATEWVTFDNKYMRHDIGKAIEEI
- the purN gene encoding phosphoribosylglycinamide formyltransferase codes for the protein MLNIAVLVSGGGTNLQAIIDAVENGTITNTNISMVFSNNRNAYALERAAKHGIRTNVLVPAEFENRAAFNEAFYELLTKENPDLIVLAGCLVVIPEKIVKAFSGRIINIHPSLIPSFCGTGFYGLKVHEKALERGVRVSGATVHFVDEGTDTGPIILQKPVMIRPDDTAKSLQQRIMEQAEWKILPRAIDLIANGKVQIVDGKVVIEGYDPDKL
- the purM gene encoding phosphoribosylformylglycinamidine cyclo-ligase; protein product: MAELNYKNAGVDIEAGYKSVDMIKGYVKETLRPEVLGGLGGFSGAFSLANIKNMKDPVLLSGTDGVGTKIKLAFLLDKHDTIGIDCVAMCVNDVICAGGEPLFFLDYIACGKNYPEKIAEIVKGVAEGCKQSECALIGGETAEHPGLMPEDEYDVAGFAVGVVDKCDMIDGSTIKPGDTLIGVGSSGVHSNGFSLVRKVFDMTKESLEKYYDELGCTLGEALLAPTRIYVKMLKQIKNDGIILKGCSHITGGGFYENIPRMLPDGCKAVIKKGSYEVPAIFDLMKKTGDLDEKMMFNTFNCGLGMVIAVDPADADKALLSIKASGEKAWIVGTVEAGDKGVEIC
- the purE gene encoding 5-(carboxyamino)imidazole ribonucleotide mutase; translation: MAQVGIVMGSDSDMPVMAKAAQILDELGISYEMNIISAHREPEEFFTYAKSAEEKGFKVIIAGAGMAAHLPGMCAAIFPMPVIGIPMHTTSLGGRDSLYSIVQMPTGIPVATVAINGGANAGLLAAKILATSDLELLSKLKDYSKGLKEAVIKKDEHLQEVGYKNY
- a CDS encoding response regulator, with amino-acid sequence MAKVLIVDDAEMNAEVLSEIVRMNGPETKIAFNGKEAVDLVRGENFDLIFMDHLMPVMDGMEALLVIKREKLCEGTPIVMITANDSTEDGQMYIEAGFSDYMRKPFSAEVILSVLKKYKVAKSDDEENTWEMLKHRLKGIDLDAAKRYCLFDSSFYMEILQEYIKENAMTLAEKKYDRSDPESFKFVVGIAKDNARLIGAAELVGEALLMEEAIRNDNGESFAIHFKKFLQLEKKLKKAIEKAEILKNSYSC